CGAAACCGACCATCCATTTGCAGAGCCATGCATTATTGTTCTAAATGAAGATAACCAAGTTCAGATGCTAGATAAATCAAATAGCCCGTTTGTTCGCCCAAGCCTTAAGCAGGTATTAGCAGGAATTAAATTTTCACGGGAAAACGATTATCCAATTCGTGGTACGTTTATAAAATAATGAATACTAACGATTGAAAAGGGCACATTTTGTGCCTTTTTTTATTATTTTAAAAATTTTTTACTTTATTTACTTGAAAACAATTTTACTGCCCATAAATAGTTTAGTGAGGACGCCTGATGGGTCCCAAACTAAACAGAAGTAATTGAAATTTATATTATTAATTTAATTATGTTGTGCTTGTTCAAACGAAAAGTTACAACATTATATCGCTTATATATGAGGATATTATTATGCGTACAGTAGACTTATCACCACTTTATCGTTCATTCATTGGTTTCGATCATTTAGCATCTTTAATGGATGCCGCGGCTCGCACAGACAAGCAGCCTAGCTTTCCTCCATACAATATCGAAGCACTAGATAAAGACAAATACCGAATCACTATGGCTGTAGCTGGTTTTAGTGAAACAGAGCTGACTATTGAGTCAGAGAACAACACGTTAAAAGTTGCGGGCACTAAAGCAAATAAAGATGAAAACGCTGAGCGAAAATTTATTCATCAAGGCATTGCAGAGCGTAACTTTGAGCGCAAATTCCAACTTGGGGATCACGTAAAAGTATTGGGTGCAGATCTCGCTAATGGTTTACTAAGCATTGACTTAGAACGCGAAATTCCAGAAGCACTCAAACCACGTAAAATAGAAATTGGCGGTGGTAACCTACTCGAAGGTAAATAATAACCGTTAAATTTTCCCTGGATATAGCCGCCTCAATGAGGCGGCTTTTTAATTTTTATAACTTATTTAAATTTGTTAAATAGTGCTTGGCTTGTGCTAGTGTTCGCTCTTTGAGTTGTTCATCTTGTTTGTCCCAGTTTTTGTAAACCATGCCTATGCGCGGGTTTTTCTCGAGTAAAGAGCGGTGTTTATTCATAAACTGCCAGTATAAGCTATTATATGGGCATGCTTTTTCACCTACTTTTTGTTTTACGTCGTATTGGCAGTTTTTACAGTAGTCGCTCATTTTATTAATGTAATTTCCGCTGGCTGCATAGGGTTTAGTAGCTATAATTGCATCATCTGCGAATTGGCTCATGCCACGTGTATTTGGCATTTCAACCCATTCAATTGCATCAATGTAAACTCCTAAATACCAACTATCTACCTCATCAGGGTGTATACCTGTAAGTAAGCAAAGATTACCAATAATCATTAATCGCTGAATATGATGGGC
The sequence above is drawn from the Pseudoalteromonas espejiana DSM 9414 genome and encodes:
- a CDS encoding Hsp20 family protein, encoding MRTVDLSPLYRSFIGFDHLASLMDAAARTDKQPSFPPYNIEALDKDKYRITMAVAGFSETELTIESENNTLKVAGTKANKDENAERKFIHQGIAERNFERKFQLGDHVKVLGADLANGLLSIDLEREIPEALKPRKIEIGGGNLLEGK